In Plodia interpunctella isolate USDA-ARS_2022_Savannah chromosome 9, ilPloInte3.2, whole genome shotgun sequence, a single genomic region encodes these proteins:
- the LOC128672422 gene encoding pro-resilin-like: MTRVNVILVPVLLLLAAAAATPPKRHYKRDAPLSSSYLPPSSGGGRPSSSYGPPSRPSSSYGPPSRPSSSYGPPPSRPSSSYGPPPSSSYGAPPRPSSSYGAPPKPSSSYGAPARPPATSYGVPTGPSTSYGAPKPSSSYGAPSRPSSSYGAPPKPSSSYGAPAPSSSYGAPAPSSSYGAPAAPSSSYGAPAAPSSSYGAPAAPSSSYAAPAAPSSSYGAPAAPSSSYGAPAAPSSSYGAPAAPSSSYGAPSGGSGHGSSGGFSSSGSGSFSGSAFSSSGFGSSGFGSSAPSSSYGAPSAPSNSYGAPAPSNSYGAPAAPSSSYGAPSSGGFSSSGGHGFSSSGSGGFSSGSHSSGFSSGGSGGYSSGGFSSGGSGGYSGGSSHGSSGVPATINQSYDSNGGYVY; encoded by the exons TTGGTACCTGTCCTCCTTCTGTTAGCCGCCGCGGCTGCAACTCCGCCGAAACGTCACTACAAGCGTGATG cgCCTCTGAGCTCGTCGTATCTCCCGCCATCGAGCGGTGGCGGAAGGCCGTCGTCATCCTACGGCCCTCCCAGTCGACCCTCATCCTCCTACGGCCCACCCAGCCGGCCGTCTTCAAGCTACGGCCCCCCACCCAGCAGACCATCAAGCAGCTATGGCCCACCACCATCCTCAAGCTACGGAGCTCCCCCAAGGCCATCATCGAGCTACGGCGCTCCTCCCAAGCCTTCCAGCAGCTACGGAGCCCCCGCCAGGCCGCCTGCGACTAGCTACGGGGTGCCCACTGGTCCTTCTACATCTTACGGCGCACCCAAACCTTCAAGCAGCTATGGAGCCCCCTCAAGGCCTTCAAGCAGTTATGGCGCTCCCCCTAAACCATCAAGCTCGTACGGTGCTCCTGCCCCTTCAAGTTCTTATGGTGCTCCCGCTCCATCGAGCTCCTATGGTGCCCCTGCTGCCCCGTCTAGCTCCTACGGAGCTCCAGCTGCTCCCTCTAGCTCATATGGTGCCCCAGCAGCCCCCTCTAGCTCTTATGCTGCCCCTGCTGCACCTTCAAGCTCTTATGGAGCACCAGCCGCCCCATCTAGTTCCTATGGAGCCCCAGCTGCCCCATCCAGCTCTTACGGCGCTCCAGCGGCCCCATCTTCGTCTTACGGCGCCCCATCCGGGGGCAGTGGTCACGGTAGCAGCGGCGGCTTCAGCAGCAGTGGCAGCGGCAGTTTCAGCGGTAGCGCATTCAGCAGCAGCGGATTTGGTTCAAGTGGATTCGGAAGCAGCGCGCCATCATCAAGCTATGGTGCTCCCTCAGCTCCTTCCAACAGCTACGGTGCCCCCGCTCCTTCAAACTCATACGGAGCCCCCGCCGCGCCTTCAAGCAGCTATGGAGCGCCTAGCTCCGGTGGCTTTTCTTCTAGCGGCGGCCACGGTTTCTCGTCTAGCGGGTCTGGAGGTTTCTCCTCCGGTAGTCACTCTAGCGGGTTCTCGTCAGGTGGATCAGGAGGTTACTCTTCCGGTGGGTTCTCGTCAGGCGGGTCAGGGGGCTATTCCGGCGGCAGCAGCCACGGCTCCAGCGGCGTGCCGGCGACCATCAACCAAAGCTATGACTCCAACGGTGGCTACGTATACTAG